Proteins encoded by one window of Musa acuminata AAA Group cultivar baxijiao chromosome BXJ2-9, Cavendish_Baxijiao_AAA, whole genome shotgun sequence:
- the LOC135622710 gene encoding isocitrate dehydrogenase [NAD] regulatory subunit 1, mitochondrial: protein MARRTRSLLRHLFRDAEGIVSPRSPRGRAEARRFVTYMPRPGDGAPRPVTLIPGDGIGPLVTGAVQQVMEAMHAPVYFETYEVHGDMTTVPAEVIESIRRNKVCLKGGLRTPVGGGVSSLNMQLRRELDLYASLVHCFNLQGLPTRHENVDIVVIRENTEGEYSGLEHEVVPGVVESLKVITKFCSERIAKYAFEYAYLNNRKTVTAVHKANIMKLADGLFLESCREVAKKYPGIKYNEIIVDNCCMQLVSKPEQFDVMVTPNLYGNLVANTAAGIAGGTGVMPGGNVGQDHAVFEQGASAGNVGNEKIVEQKKANPVALLLSSAMMLRHLQFPSFADRLETAVKRVIAEGKYRTKDLGGSSTTQEVVDAVIAKLD, encoded by the exons ATGGCGAGGCGAACCCGTTCGCTTCTCCGCCACCTCTTCCGTGATGCCGAAGGCATCGTCTCGCCGCGGTCCCCGCGTGGCCGCGCCGAGGCCCGGCGTTTCGTGACCTACATGCCCCGCCCCGGGGACGGAGCCCCGAGGCCCGTGACCTTGATCCCAGGCGATGGGATCGGGCCCCTCGTCACCGGCGCCGTGCAGCAGGTCATGGAGGCGATGCACGCGCCGGTATACTTCGAGACCTATGAGGTCCACGGCGACATGACCACGGTGCCCGCAGAGGTTATCGAGTCGATCCGGAGGAACAAGGTCTGCCTCAAGGGCGGCCTCAGGACGCCGGTGGGCGGAGGGGTCAGCTCCCTCAATATGCAGCTGAGAAGGGAACTCGATCTCTACGCGTCGCTCGTCCATTGCTTCAACCTTCAGGGACTGCCGACCAGGCATGAGAACGTGGATATTGTGGTGATCAGGGAGAATACCGAGGGGGAGTACTCCGGTCTGGAGCACGAGGTCGTTCCTGGCGTCGTGGAGAGTCTCAAG GTGATTACAAAGTTCTGTTCTGAGCGAATTGCCAAGTATGCTTTTGAGTACGCATACCTTAACAACAGAAAAACAGTCACGGCTGTGCACAAGGCCAATATTATGAAGCTTGCAGATGGTCTGTTCTTAGAATCATGTCGTGAGGTTGCAAAAAAATATCCAGGGATAAAGTATAATGAGATCATTGTTGATAACTGCTGTATGCAACTCGTTTCAAAGCCTGAGCAGTTTGATGTTATG GTCACACCAAATCTTTACGGCAATCTGGTGGCGAACACAGCTGCAGGTATTGCTGGAGGCACTGGTGTCATGCCAGGAG GTAATGTTGGTCAAGATCATGCAGTGTTTGAGCAAGGTGCTTCAGCAGGCAACGTAGGGAATGAGAAGATTGTGGAGCAGAAGAAGGCAAACCCGGTGGCCCTGCTGCTATCATCTGCGATGATGTTGAGGCACCTGCAGTTCCCATCCTTTGCAGACCGGCTTGAAACCGCTGTGAAGCGCGTAATAGCAGAAGGCAAGTACAGGACTAAAGACTTGGGAGGAAGCAGCACGACCCAAGAAGTCGTTGATGCAGTCATTGCAAAGCTGGATTAA